The following proteins come from a genomic window of Solwaraspora sp. WMMA2065:
- the mycP gene encoding type VII secretion-associated serine protease mycosin produces MTSLPRHPRSAARWLVGAVLVLVTAVSGPAAPPGPEPVRTGTGSAAAASAALPARYDPIRDEQWQLRELSATTAWQYATGAGVTVAVIDSGVDASHIDLAGQVLPGIDFVDDGDGWSDPVGHGTTVAALIAGRDDDEDGVLGLAPDARILPVRVLDEENRYDDALVVAKAVRWAVDNGARVINLSLGGSGDSPALAAALDYAFASDVVVVACTGNISANGTSRVWYPAREPGVVAVAGMDRGGEQLWAGSITGPETVLAAPATGLVGARPDGYWQVQGTSFAAPLVAATAALIRSRFPEMSAGTVVTRLIETARDMGAPGRDDRYGFGLVDPVAALTDGVDEVPRNPLDDNRTPGVVGFGPAPGLESAAPTLAGGSTRMGGQDTGDQGAGWAIGPISGQRSEGGGQGLLGSGLLLVTAVVGSWLARRMRMTTVAARSDVRHTPRWRSGGCSVLPEPPPTTPPRR; encoded by the coding sequence GTGACGTCGTTGCCGCGCCATCCACGCAGCGCCGCCCGTTGGCTCGTCGGGGCGGTGCTGGTCCTGGTGACCGCAGTCAGCGGCCCGGCCGCGCCGCCCGGGCCCGAGCCGGTACGCACCGGCACGGGCTCCGCTGCCGCGGCGAGCGCCGCGCTTCCCGCCCGGTACGACCCGATCCGGGACGAACAGTGGCAGTTGCGGGAATTGTCGGCGACCACCGCCTGGCAGTACGCCACTGGCGCCGGGGTCACGGTCGCGGTGATCGATTCCGGGGTGGACGCCAGCCACATCGACCTCGCTGGCCAGGTACTACCCGGGATCGACTTCGTCGACGACGGTGACGGCTGGTCCGACCCGGTCGGGCACGGCACCACCGTCGCCGCGCTGATCGCCGGCCGTGACGACGACGAGGACGGGGTACTCGGGCTCGCCCCGGACGCCCGGATTCTGCCGGTCCGGGTGCTCGACGAGGAGAACCGCTACGACGACGCGCTGGTCGTCGCCAAGGCGGTCCGCTGGGCGGTCGACAACGGGGCCCGGGTGATCAACCTGTCGCTGGGCGGCAGCGGCGACAGCCCGGCGCTGGCCGCCGCGCTGGACTACGCGTTCGCCAGCGACGTCGTGGTGGTCGCCTGCACCGGCAACATCTCGGCCAACGGCACGTCGCGGGTCTGGTATCCAGCCCGGGAGCCAGGCGTCGTCGCCGTCGCCGGGATGGACCGGGGTGGCGAGCAACTGTGGGCCGGTTCGATCACCGGGCCGGAGACGGTCCTCGCCGCACCCGCCACCGGGCTGGTCGGCGCCCGACCGGACGGCTACTGGCAGGTGCAGGGCACCAGCTTCGCCGCTCCGCTGGTGGCCGCGACAGCAGCACTGATCCGGTCCCGGTTCCCGGAGATGTCGGCAGGCACGGTGGTCACCCGGCTCATCGAGACCGCCCGCGACATGGGCGCGCCGGGCCGGGACGATCGCTACGGCTTCGGCCTGGTCGATCCGGTGGCCGCGCTGACCGACGGGGTCGACGAGGTGCCGCGCAATCCGCTCGACGACAACCGGACTCCGGGTGTGGTCGGCTTCGGCCCAGCTCCCGGTCTGGAGTCCGCAGCGCCGACGTTGGCCGGCGGCTCGACCCGGATGGGCGGTCAGGACACCGGCGACCAAGGAGCCGGATGGGCGATCGGGCCGATCAGCGGACAGCGCAGTGAAGGCGGCGGCCAGGGGCTGCTCGGCAGCGGTCTGCTGCTGGTCACGGCGGTCGTCGGCAGCTGGCTGGCCCGGCGGATGCGGATGACGACGGTGGCTGCCCGCAGCGACGTCAGGCACACTCCCCGGTGGCGGTCCGGCGGGTGCTCCGTACTCCCAGAACCGCCACCGACGACGCCTCCTCGGCGGTGA